In the genome of Actinomadura graeca, one region contains:
- a CDS encoding class I SAM-dependent methyltransferase, translating into MFGELYEEALRGGAPVEVEHADGRRRPLPVRDWLRLRPGDGGLLARCAGATLDVGSGPGRLTVALARRGAPVLGIDVAPSAVALTVAAGAPALCRDVFGRVPGAGRWDTVLLADGNIGIGGDPEALLRRVLALPGRDGRVLAEVDPPGGRARVEPLRLRSGRSVGEWFAWAHVPADAAAGLAAACAATVTGFWEEAGRWFVAFRP; encoded by the coding sequence GTGTTCGGTGAGCTGTACGAGGAGGCGCTGCGCGGCGGTGCGCCGGTGGAGGTCGAGCACGCCGACGGGCGCCGCCGTCCGCTGCCGGTGCGGGACTGGCTGCGGCTGCGTCCGGGCGACGGGGGGCTGCTGGCGCGGTGCGCGGGTGCGACGCTGGACGTGGGGTCGGGGCCGGGGCGGCTGACGGTGGCGCTGGCCCGCCGCGGGGCGCCGGTGCTGGGCATCGACGTCGCCCCGTCCGCGGTGGCGCTGACGGTCGCGGCGGGCGCGCCGGCGCTGTGCCGTGATGTGTTCGGGCGGGTGCCGGGCGCGGGCCGGTGGGACACGGTGCTGCTGGCCGACGGCAACATCGGCATCGGCGGTGACCCGGAGGCGCTGCTGCGGCGCGTGCTGGCGCTGCCGGGGCGGGACGGGCGGGTGCTGGCGGAGGTGGACCCGCCGGGCGGCAGGGCGCGCGTGGAGCCGCTGCGGCTGCGGTCGGGCCGTTCGGTCGGGGAGTGGTTCGCCTGGGCGCACGTCCCGGCGGACGCGGCCGCGGGGCTGGCCGCCGCGTGCGCGGCGACCGTGACCGGGTTCTGGGAGGAGGCGGGCCGGTGGTTCGTCGCGTTTCGTCCGTGA
- a CDS encoding molybdopterin-dependent oxidoreductase has translation MIASVAASVLGPPRALLRAWWRASRRAVEGALRRALEVPAAVPGRFTSRLHDERVAAWLGLALGVCVLTAFATGLFSHFMQHPPGWARWPSRPVNLYRVTQGLHVMCGLAAVPLLLAKLWTVYPRLLRWPPARSVAEAAGRPLVLLLVGGALFQLVTGVLNISYWYAFPFFFTTAHYWTAYVLVGALLIHVANEWHKVRRTVLTGAVMTGPGDAAGRRGFLLGVAAASGVIVATTVGEAFSPLARLAVLAPRRPGVGSQGLPVNKSAAGAGVGAAARDPGFRLTVTGRVTRELAWSLPELRALPSHAARLPIACVEGWSAEAVWEGVRLRDVLEAAGADGGARVRVESLERGGRYRTSLVDPPHWRDPLTLLALRLNGEPLDLDHGYPCRLIAPDRPGVMQTKWVHRLVVL, from the coding sequence GTGATCGCGTCGGTGGCCGCGTCGGTGCTCGGGCCGCCGCGCGCCCTGCTGAGGGCGTGGTGGAGGGCGTCGCGGAGGGCGGTGGAGGGAGCGCTGCGCAGGGCGCTGGAGGTGCCGGCGGCGGTGCCGGGGCGGTTCACCAGCCGCCTGCACGACGAGCGGGTGGCGGCGTGGCTGGGCCTGGCGCTGGGCGTGTGCGTCCTGACGGCGTTCGCGACGGGGCTGTTCAGCCATTTCATGCAGCATCCGCCGGGGTGGGCGCGGTGGCCGTCGCGTCCGGTGAACCTGTACCGGGTCACGCAGGGGCTGCACGTGATGTGCGGGCTGGCGGCGGTGCCGCTGCTGCTGGCCAAGCTGTGGACGGTCTACCCGCGGCTGCTGCGGTGGCCGCCGGCGCGGTCGGTGGCCGAGGCCGCGGGGCGGCCGCTGGTGTTGCTGCTGGTGGGCGGGGCGCTGTTCCAGCTGGTCACCGGGGTGCTGAACATCTCCTACTGGTATGCGTTCCCGTTCTTCTTCACCACCGCGCACTACTGGACGGCGTATGTCCTGGTCGGGGCGCTGCTGATCCACGTCGCGAACGAGTGGCACAAGGTGCGCCGGACGGTCCTGACGGGGGCGGTGATGACCGGCCCGGGGGACGCGGCCGGGCGGCGGGGGTTCCTGCTGGGGGTGGCCGCGGCGTCCGGGGTGATCGTGGCGACCACGGTGGGGGAGGCGTTCTCGCCGCTGGCGCGGCTGGCGGTGCTGGCGCCGCGCCGTCCGGGGGTGGGGTCGCAGGGGCTGCCGGTCAACAAGTCCGCGGCCGGCGCCGGGGTGGGCGCCGCGGCGCGCGATCCGGGGTTCCGGCTGACGGTGACCGGGCGCGTGACACGGGAGCTGGCGTGGTCGCTGCCGGAGCTGCGGGCGCTGCCCTCGCACGCGGCGCGGCTGCCGATCGCGTGCGTGGAGGGCTGGAGCGCCGAGGCGGTGTGGGAGGGCGTGCGGCTGCGCGACGTGCTGGAGGCGGCGGGCGCGGACGGCGGCGCGCGGGTGCGGGTGGAGTCGCTGGAGCGCGGCGGGCGGTACCGGACGTCGCTGGTGGACCCGCCGCACTGGCGTGATCCGCTGACGCTGCTGGCGCTGCGGCTGAACGGCGAGCCCCTCGACCTGGACCACGGGTATCCGTGCCGGCTGATCGCGCCGGACCGTCCCGGGGTGATGCAGACCAAGTGGGTGCACCGGCTGGTGGTCCTGTGA
- a CDS encoding DoxX family protein: MSTNHSVTADTTADTATAARLSTRRKVLWGAQILLGVFLFFVSAMPKLAGQSDAVESFARIGWGQWFRYVTGVVEAAGAVGLVVPRLAGVAATGLIGVMAGAVLAQLLALDPPLAVVPAVLALVFAAIAWDRRPETRGLLRALRR, translated from the coding sequence ATGAGCACGAACCACAGCGTCACCGCCGACACCACCGCCGACACCGCCACCGCCGCCCGGCTCAGCACGCGCCGCAAGGTGCTGTGGGGCGCGCAGATCCTGCTGGGGGTGTTCTTGTTCTTCGTGTCGGCGATGCCCAAGCTCGCCGGGCAGTCCGACGCGGTGGAGAGCTTCGCCAGGATCGGCTGGGGGCAGTGGTTCCGGTACGTGACGGGGGTCGTGGAGGCGGCCGGGGCGGTGGGGCTGGTGGTGCCGCGGCTGGCGGGGGTCGCCGCGACGGGGCTGATCGGGGTGATGGCCGGCGCGGTGCTGGCGCAGCTGCTGGCGCTGGACCCGCCGCTGGCGGTGGTGCCGGCGGTGCTGGCGCTGGTGTTCGCCGCGATCGCCTGGGACCGCCGTCCCGAGACGCGCGGGCTGCTGCGCGCGCTGCGCCGCTGA
- a CDS encoding SRPBCC family protein has translation MGTDDGTATYQDGRALMRFERGLRHPPARVWRALTDPAELSAWLADADLEPAAGGRFELRWLNTGPGGETAVARGTVTVFDPPRLLELDSDIHGRLRWELTPDAGGTRLVFTSEVQMPRRFLPQTLAGWHVHLSYLREALEGARVDWPNWTTADWQAHHDRYAARLAGQERAGAGG, from the coding sequence ATGGGCACCGACGACGGCACGGCCACCTACCAGGACGGGCGGGCGCTGATGCGCTTCGAGCGCGGCCTGCGCCACCCGCCCGCCCGGGTCTGGCGCGCCCTCACCGACCCCGCCGAGCTGTCGGCGTGGCTCGCCGACGCCGACCTCGAACCGGCCGCCGGCGGCCGGTTCGAGCTGCGCTGGCTCAACACCGGCCCCGGCGGCGAGACCGCGGTCGCCCGCGGCACCGTCACCGTGTTCGACCCGCCGCGGCTGCTGGAACTGGACTCCGACATCCACGGCCGGCTCCGCTGGGAGCTGACCCCGGACGCCGGCGGCACCCGGCTGGTGTTCACCAGCGAGGTGCAGATGCCGCGCCGGTTCCTCCCGCAGACCCTCGCCGGATGGCACGTCCACCTGTCCTACCTGCGCGAGGCGCTCGAAGGCGCCCGCGTCGACTGGCCGAACTGGACCACTGCGGACTGGCAGGCCCACCACGACCGCTACGCCGCCCGGCTCGCCGGGCAGGAACGCGCGGGCGCGGGCGGCTGA
- a CDS encoding 3-oxoacyl-ACP synthase III family protein: MTWRPADRRRTARTTARRTAPHRAPHPRTGWAITGTGSYLPSRRVPSSDLARSMGLDPGWIEDRTGIRGRHVAAEEEAASDLAAAAGRRALERAGLTPADLGLIVLGTSTPDELGPATACRVQALLGAAGAAAFDVAAACTGFLFGLQAAVGWLATQRGAAPYALVIGVEVYSRFLDPGDRATAALFGDGAAAAVVGPVTGPYGIGPVTLGSDGTRAGDVLIPAGGSRAPAGPGTLSALGHTIHMDARAVRDFIARIFPRLVADASDAAGIKPADLALVVPHQPNPRLVASLAAEAGLEPAQLAIAGRDVGNIGAASLPYALDTAVRTRGIRPGELVLLAGFGAGLTWAHTLITWPPP, translated from the coding sequence ATGACCTGGCGACCGGCGGACCGGCGGCGGACGGCGCGGACCACGGCGCGCCGCACGGCGCCGCACCGGGCCCCGCACCCGCGGACCGGCTGGGCGATCACGGGCACCGGCTCCTACCTGCCGTCCCGGCGCGTGCCGAGCAGCGACCTCGCCCGCTCGATGGGCCTGGACCCCGGCTGGATCGAGGACCGCACCGGCATCCGCGGCCGGCACGTCGCCGCCGAGGAGGAGGCCGCCTCCGACCTCGCCGCGGCCGCCGGCCGGCGCGCGCTGGAGCGGGCCGGGCTCACCCCCGCCGACCTCGGCCTCATCGTGCTCGGCACCTCCACGCCCGACGAGCTCGGCCCCGCCACCGCCTGCCGCGTCCAGGCGCTGCTGGGCGCCGCCGGCGCCGCCGCGTTCGACGTCGCCGCCGCCTGCACCGGGTTCCTGTTCGGGCTGCAGGCCGCGGTGGGCTGGCTGGCCACCCAGCGCGGCGCCGCCCCCTACGCGCTGGTCATCGGCGTCGAGGTGTACTCCAGGTTCCTGGACCCCGGCGACCGCGCGACCGCCGCCCTGTTCGGCGACGGCGCCGCCGCGGCGGTCGTCGGGCCCGTCACGGGACCCTACGGGATCGGCCCGGTCACGCTCGGCTCGGACGGCACGCGCGCCGGCGACGTCCTCATCCCCGCCGGCGGCAGCCGCGCGCCCGCAGGCCCCGGCACGCTGTCGGCGCTCGGCCACACCATCCACATGGACGCGCGGGCCGTCCGCGACTTCATCGCCCGCATCTTCCCCCGGCTGGTCGCCGACGCCTCCGACGCCGCCGGGATCAAACCCGCCGACCTGGCGCTGGTGGTCCCCCACCAGCCCAACCCGCGGCTGGTCGCCTCGCTGGCCGCCGAGGCCGGCCTGGAACCGGCGCAGCTGGCCATCGCCGGACGCGACGTGGGCAACATCGGCGCCGCCAGCCTCCCCTACGCCCTCGACACCGCCGTGCGCACCCGCGGCATCCGGCCCGGCGAGCTGGTCCTGCTCGCCGGGTTCGGCGCCGGCCTGACCTGGGCGCACACCCTCATCACCTGGCCCCCGCCCTGA
- a CDS encoding ACP S-malonyltransferase, producing MFLSFRPAEELKPDDVCAFLFAGTGSAGVPDLASASRWGPAAARAVADVLDAVQEGLPARWPSLRAVLLDDPGGYREAARVPGVAQLCGYAASVAVDRALRASGVHPAHAVGQSFGEIAALVCAGAFTVADGARMAAGLVGVLARRGAGGGMGMLEAGEDGARACIAAAGAPEVVVACLNAPSATVVSGPSGPLEAVLAEAGRRGVRAARLAVPYLSHHPAMAGADQEWYEMIRGFPRRALEVRVHSPVRGGAYADGDDLHRALADCIVKPVRLPQALRAVRAAGVTVFTEAGPGTALCECARLSVPGARTLAPLRSRPRREAPGDAPGDARGDAPQGAGDAPVPGKSAAGIAPDTAGEQEDHDGH from the coding sequence GTGTTCTTATCGTTCCGTCCGGCCGAGGAGCTCAAGCCCGACGACGTCTGTGCCTTCCTGTTCGCGGGCACCGGCTCGGCGGGGGTGCCCGACCTGGCGTCGGCGTCGCGGTGGGGTCCGGCGGCCGCGCGCGCCGTCGCCGACGTCCTGGACGCGGTGCAGGAGGGCCTGCCTGCCCGCTGGCCGTCGCTGCGCGCGGTGCTGCTGGACGATCCGGGCGGGTACCGCGAGGCGGCCCGTGTCCCCGGCGTCGCGCAGCTGTGCGGGTACGCGGCGTCGGTCGCGGTCGACCGGGCGCTGCGGGCGTCGGGGGTCCATCCGGCCCACGCGGTCGGGCAGAGTTTCGGGGAGATCGCCGCGCTGGTGTGCGCGGGCGCGTTCACGGTCGCCGACGGCGCGCGGATGGCGGCCGGGCTGGTGGGGGTGCTGGCGCGCCGCGGCGCGGGCGGCGGGATGGGGATGCTGGAGGCCGGTGAGGACGGCGCGCGCGCGTGCATCGCGGCGGCCGGTGCGCCCGAGGTGGTGGTGGCGTGCCTGAACGCGCCGTCGGCGACGGTGGTCAGCGGGCCGTCGGGGCCGCTGGAGGCGGTGCTGGCCGAGGCCGGGCGCCGGGGGGTGCGGGCCGCGCGGCTCGCGGTGCCCTACCTGTCGCACCATCCGGCGATGGCCGGCGCCGACCAGGAGTGGTACGAGATGATCCGCGGGTTCCCCCGGCGGGCGCTGGAGGTGCGGGTGCACTCGCCGGTGCGCGGCGGCGCCTACGCCGACGGCGACGACCTGCACCGGGCGCTGGCCGACTGCATCGTCAAGCCGGTGCGGCTGCCGCAGGCGCTGCGGGCCGTCCGCGCGGCGGGCGTGACGGTGTTCACCGAGGCCGGGCCGGGCACCGCGCTGTGCGAGTGCGCGCGGCTGTCGGTGCCCGGCGCGCGGACGCTGGCGCCGCTGCGGTCCCGTCCGCGGCGGGAGGCACCGGGGGACGCGCCGGGGGACGCGCGGGGAGATGCGCCGCAGGGCGCGGGGGACGCGCCGGTGCCCGGGAAGTCCGCGGCGGGCATCGCCCCGGACACCGCTGGTGAACAGGAGGACCATGATGGCCACTGA
- a CDS encoding acyl-CoA dehydrogenase produces MVVEEGLLDFVRGPGLDGRARAWLAEAVPQDCFGYPGGLTARERQALTYARLRRAGRAAPPAAVLLEDPAALCGLLERAAVADPALFHLMLLHYTLALGPIVRFGAGQEGPRAERAALESMESFGTLLMTEAGRSNSHLSPRTVARHDPVGGGFVLVTPDAAAAKFPTSTAHPDVPKTAAVYATLVHGGAERGVFVFVVPLRDAGGDVPEGVRVVAAPETSGLPVDYAAVMLDGVRVPYESWLRDGARIDAGGLFHDPAGSAAARLTRSMGIAPPVWRAVVSASAAVCRASAGVLLAHSAGRGTLGRLAPHRPLTDYRNQREAVLGALASAYALTAVAAHVKARQGPPGAGRGPGAPDPGGPGGAGAWAPWSAVDRDLALLKAAATAQAQETVSLCRAHSGAPGFAAVERLNAYRGLTHAYTSAGGDNQLILFDTARAMAGLDGYVPPDAAAVPPDGGDLASPRMWLWLARTAELRMRDRLAGRVQAALEAGADAFTAWNDNLVLAERAAAACADRMTLEILAAAAEPGPAVLRRLLGLHALNWVDRRAGDLLNEGVLAPGVLEEVWALRRRACDALAPRAAELAAAFELPAAVTAPPASFTGAPPGPADPPGAPGAPGGRREGGSRGPDAGEKATPRRELAEDAGEPAPGGYRSRYRPRG; encoded by the coding sequence GTGGTGGTGGAGGAGGGGCTGCTGGATTTCGTGCGCGGTCCCGGCCTGGACGGCCGTGCGCGGGCGTGGCTGGCCGAGGCCGTCCCGCAGGACTGCTTCGGCTATCCCGGCGGGCTGACCGCGCGGGAGCGGCAGGCGCTCACCTACGCGCGGCTGCGGCGGGCGGGGCGGGCGGCGCCGCCCGCGGCGGTGCTGCTGGAGGATCCGGCGGCGCTGTGCGGGCTGCTGGAGCGCGCGGCGGTCGCCGATCCGGCGCTGTTCCACCTCATGCTGCTGCACTACACGCTGGCGCTGGGGCCGATCGTGCGGTTCGGGGCGGGGCAGGAGGGCCCGCGGGCCGAGCGCGCGGCGCTGGAGTCGATGGAGTCGTTCGGGACGCTGCTGATGACCGAGGCGGGGCGCAGCAACAGTCATCTGTCGCCGCGGACCGTGGCGCGCCACGATCCCGTAGGCGGCGGGTTCGTGCTGGTCACCCCCGACGCGGCGGCCGCCAAGTTCCCCACCAGCACCGCGCATCCGGATGTCCCCAAGACGGCCGCGGTGTACGCGACGCTGGTGCACGGCGGCGCGGAGCGGGGGGTGTTCGTGTTCGTGGTGCCGCTGCGCGACGCGGGCGGGGACGTCCCGGAGGGGGTGCGGGTGGTCGCGGCGCCGGAGACCTCGGGCCTGCCGGTCGACTACGCGGCGGTGATGCTGGACGGCGTGCGGGTGCCCTACGAGTCGTGGCTGCGCGACGGCGCCCGCATCGACGCCGGGGGGTTGTTCCACGATCCGGCGGGGTCGGCGGCGGCGCGGCTGACGCGGTCGATGGGGATCGCGCCGCCGGTGTGGCGGGCGGTGGTGTCGGCGTCGGCGGCGGTGTGCCGGGCGTCGGCGGGGGTGCTGCTGGCGCATTCGGCGGGCCGCGGCACGCTGGGGCGGCTGGCGCCGCACCGTCCGCTGACCGACTACCGCAACCAGCGGGAGGCGGTGCTGGGGGCGCTGGCGTCGGCGTACGCGCTGACGGCCGTCGCCGCGCACGTCAAGGCGCGGCAGGGCCCGCCGGGCGCGGGACGGGGGCCGGGCGCCCCGGATCCGGGCGGGCCGGGCGGGGCGGGGGCGTGGGCGCCGTGGTCGGCGGTCGACCGGGACCTGGCGCTGCTGAAGGCGGCGGCGACCGCGCAGGCGCAGGAGACGGTGTCGCTGTGCCGGGCGCACAGCGGCGCGCCGGGGTTCGCGGCGGTGGAGCGGCTGAACGCCTACCGGGGCCTGACGCACGCCTACACCAGCGCCGGCGGGGACAACCAGCTGATCCTGTTCGACACGGCGCGGGCGATGGCGGGCCTGGACGGCTACGTCCCGCCGGACGCGGCGGCGGTCCCCCCGGACGGCGGGGACCTGGCGTCGCCGCGGATGTGGCTGTGGCTGGCGCGCACGGCCGAGCTGCGGATGCGCGACCGGCTCGCGGGCCGGGTGCAGGCGGCGCTGGAGGCGGGCGCGGACGCCTTCACCGCCTGGAACGACAACCTGGTGCTGGCGGAGCGGGCGGCGGCGGCGTGTGCGGACCGGATGACACTGGAGATCCTGGCGGCGGCGGCGGAGCCGGGCCCGGCGGTGCTGCGCCGGCTGCTGGGGCTGCACGCGCTGAACTGGGTGGACCGCCGCGCGGGGGACCTGCTGAACGAGGGAGTGCTGGCGCCGGGGGTGCTGGAGGAGGTGTGGGCGCTGCGGCGGCGGGCGTGCGACGCGCTGGCGCCGCGCGCGGCGGAGCTGGCGGCGGCGTTCGAGCTGCCCGCGGCGGTCACCGCGCCGCCGGCGTCCTTCACCGGCGCGCCTCCCGGCCCCGCGGATCCCCCCGGCGCCCCCGGCGCCCCCGGGGGCCGGCGGGAGGGCGGGTCACGGGGGCCTGATGCGGGGGAAAAGGCCACGCCACGCCGCGAGTTGGCGGAGGATGCGGGGGAACCCGCGCCGGGTGGCTACCGTTCTCGTTACAGACCGCGCGGGTGA
- a CDS encoding TerD family protein, whose translation MGVSLSKGGNVSLTKEAPGLTAVVVGLGWDVRTTTGTDFDLDASALLCSAENKVLSDQHFVFFNNLKSPDGSVEHTGDNLTGEGEGDDEQIKVGLSSVPAEVSKIVFPVSIYDADGRQQSFGQVRNAFIRVVNQADGNEIARYDLSEDASTETAMVFGELYRNGAEWKFRAVGQGYASGLAGIASDFGVNV comes from the coding sequence GTGGGAGTCAGTCTGAGCAAGGGCGGCAACGTCTCGTTGACGAAGGAGGCTCCCGGACTGACCGCCGTCGTGGTGGGTCTGGGCTGGGACGTGCGGACCACGACCGGGACCGACTTCGACCTCGACGCCAGTGCCCTGCTGTGCTCGGCGGAGAACAAGGTGCTGTCGGACCAGCACTTCGTGTTCTTCAACAACCTCAAGAGCCCCGACGGCTCGGTCGAGCACACCGGGGACAACCTCACCGGTGAGGGCGAGGGCGACGACGAGCAGATCAAGGTGGGCCTGTCGAGCGTCCCGGCCGAGGTATCCAAGATCGTTTTCCCGGTCTCCATCTATGACGCCGACGGCCGCCAGCAGAGCTTCGGGCAGGTCCGCAACGCGTTCATCCGCGTGGTGAACCAGGCCGACGGCAACGAGATCGCGCGCTACGACCTGTCGGAGGACGCCTCCACCGAGACGGCGATGGTGTTCGGCGAGCTGTACCGCAACGGCGCGGAGTGGAAGTTCCGCGCGGTGGGGCAGGGCTACGCCTCGGGTCTGGCGGGCATCGCCTCCGACTTCGGCGTGAACGTCTGA
- a CDS encoding RidA family protein, translated as MTEPSTPRAGTGIREIDAPAVPPGPGYSHAVTADLPGRLIVLSGQIALDAAGNLVGPGDLEAQARQVFANLHAALSAAGAGWEHVVRLGYFLRDARQAGVVRAVRAQMLPEGLAPAASLVEVSRLVRDDLLIEIEAMAVVPA; from the coding sequence GTGACCGAACCCAGCACCCCGCGCGCCGGCACCGGCATCCGCGAGATCGACGCGCCCGCCGTCCCGCCCGGCCCCGGCTACAGCCACGCCGTCACCGCCGACCTGCCCGGGCGGCTCATCGTCCTCAGCGGCCAGATCGCCCTGGACGCCGCCGGGAACCTCGTCGGCCCCGGCGACCTGGAGGCCCAGGCCCGCCAGGTGTTCGCCAACCTGCACGCCGCGCTCAGCGCCGCCGGCGCCGGATGGGAGCACGTCGTGCGCCTCGGCTACTTCCTGCGCGACGCCCGCCAGGCCGGCGTCGTCCGCGCCGTCCGCGCCCAGATGCTGCCCGAGGGCCTGGCCCCCGCCGCCTCCCTGGTCGAGGTGTCCCGGCTCGTCCGCGACGACCTGCTCATCGAGATCGAGGCCATGGCCGTCGTCCCCGCCTGA
- a CDS encoding HAD-IIA family hydrolase, translating to MSDRGPIEYWLTDMDGVLVHEGRPVPGAEDFVRALSASGRPFLVLTNNSIYTRRDLSARLAALGLVVPAASIWTSALATARFLADQRPGGAAYVIGEAGLTTALHEADYVLTDIDPDYVVLGETRTYSFSQITRAIRLVEGGARFVATNPDPVGPSPEGSLPACGAVAAMITRATGVEPYFVGKPNPLMMRTALNVVGGHSERTAMVGDRMDTDIVAGVEAGLETFLVLTGVTREEEIGRFPFRPSRVVPSIADLIGLVGA from the coding sequence ATGAGCGACCGCGGGCCGATCGAGTACTGGCTGACCGACATGGACGGGGTCCTGGTGCACGAGGGGCGGCCCGTCCCGGGCGCGGAGGACTTCGTGCGGGCGCTGTCGGCGTCGGGCAGGCCGTTCCTGGTGCTGACCAACAACTCGATCTACACGCGGCGGGACCTGTCGGCGCGGCTGGCGGCGCTGGGGCTGGTGGTCCCGGCCGCGTCGATCTGGACGTCGGCGCTGGCGACGGCGCGGTTCCTGGCCGACCAGCGGCCGGGGGGCGCGGCGTATGTGATCGGGGAGGCGGGGCTGACGACGGCGCTGCACGAGGCCGACTACGTGCTCACCGACATCGACCCGGACTATGTGGTGCTGGGCGAGACCCGCACCTACAGCTTCTCGCAGATCACGCGGGCGATCCGGCTGGTGGAGGGCGGCGCGCGGTTCGTGGCGACCAACCCCGACCCGGTCGGGCCGTCGCCGGAGGGGTCGCTGCCGGCGTGCGGCGCGGTCGCCGCGATGATCACGCGGGCGACGGGGGTGGAGCCGTACTTCGTCGGCAAGCCGAACCCGCTGATGATGCGGACGGCGCTGAACGTGGTGGGCGGGCACAGCGAGCGCACCGCGATGGTCGGCGACCGGATGGACACCGACATCGTCGCGGGCGTGGAGGCGGGGCTGGAGACGTTCCTGGTGCTGACCGGGGTGACGCGCGAGGAGGAGATCGGGCGGTTCCCGTTCCGCCCGTCGCGGGTGGTCCCCTCGATCGCCGACCTGATCGGCCTGGTGGGCGCCTGA
- a CDS encoding DUF3152 domain-containing protein, producing the protein MHEPDDPCAAPRPPWRGSWRARCRLWLVLWLALRGGPRRGRGRASGALVAAVVSLGAGGVAATLMAEGSGRDGGGQGGTQGGRPAAALAAPGRAGPRAAGGPLVNGRRQPARIPVPEWAGGRYERVPGTAAAAGGAGGVLVRYAVEVERGLPVPGAGFAAEVHRVLNDPRGWGRGGSLRFVRVGGGPVRFRVSLSSPALTDRMCAPLVTGGGLSCRSGDRSVINARRYGEGAVTYGGDLASYREYVINHEVGHVLGHGHERCPGAGRAAPVMVQQTKSLEGCRPNPWPFPGR; encoded by the coding sequence GTGCACGAGCCCGACGATCCCTGCGCCGCGCCGCGTCCGCCGTGGCGCGGTTCGTGGCGCGCCCGGTGCCGGCTCTGGCTCGTCCTGTGGCTGGCCCTGCGGGGTGGTCCGCGCCGCGGCCGCGGCCGGGCGTCGGGGGCGCTGGTCGCGGCCGTGGTCTCGCTGGGGGCGGGCGGGGTCGCGGCGACGCTGATGGCGGAGGGGTCTGGCCGGGACGGCGGCGGCCAGGGCGGGACGCAGGGCGGGCGGCCGGCGGCGGCGCTGGCGGCGCCCGGCCGGGCGGGTCCCCGGGCCGCCGGAGGGCCGCTGGTGAACGGGCGGCGGCAGCCGGCGCGGATCCCGGTCCCGGAGTGGGCGGGCGGGCGGTACGAGCGCGTGCCGGGGACGGCGGCGGCCGCCGGCGGGGCGGGCGGTGTCCTCGTCCGGTACGCGGTGGAGGTGGAGCGGGGGCTGCCGGTGCCGGGCGCGGGGTTCGCCGCGGAGGTGCACCGGGTGCTGAACGATCCGCGCGGCTGGGGGCGCGGGGGTTCGCTGCGGTTCGTGCGGGTGGGCGGGGGGCCGGTGCGGTTCCGGGTGTCGCTGTCGAGCCCGGCGCTGACCGACCGGATGTGCGCGCCGCTGGTGACGGGCGGGGGGCTGTCGTGCCGCAGCGGCGACCGCTCGGTGATCAACGCGCGCCGGTACGGGGAGGGCGCCGTCACCTATGGCGGGGATCTGGCGTCCTACCGGGAGTATGTGATCAACCATGAGGTGGGGCACGTGCTGGGGCACGGGCACGAGCGGTGCCCGGGGGCGGGGCGGGCGGCGCCGGTGATGGTGCAGCAGACCAAGTCGCTGGAGGGGTGCCGTCCGAATCCGTGGCCGTTCCCGGGCCGCTGA
- a CDS encoding IMPACT family protein, translating to MRMIRRGGSGELEVRRSRFVCTLARVGGEAEAVEFLGAHRRAHRDASHNCTAYVVGERGEIAKSSDDGEPAGTAGIPMLEVLLRRGVTGTAAVVTRHFGGVKLGAGGLVRAYGQVVAETLDAVGLVELRPVVRVTVGVEHALAGRFLGDLHGRGPAPVDVRYGAGVEADVVVPVGEAEAFEAWAAGVTAGRARVSRGARGFVEVPVP from the coding sequence GTGCGGATGATCAGGCGTGGTGGCTCGGGTGAGCTGGAGGTCCGCCGGTCGCGGTTCGTGTGCACGCTCGCGCGGGTGGGCGGTGAGGCGGAGGCGGTGGAGTTCCTGGGTGCGCATCGGCGGGCGCACCGGGACGCGTCGCACAACTGCACCGCGTATGTGGTGGGTGAGCGCGGCGAGATCGCCAAGAGCAGTGATGACGGGGAGCCTGCGGGGACGGCGGGGATCCCGATGCTGGAGGTGCTGCTGCGGCGCGGGGTGACGGGGACGGCGGCGGTGGTGACGCGCCATTTCGGTGGTGTGAAGCTGGGCGCGGGCGGGCTGGTGCGCGCGTACGGGCAGGTGGTGGCCGAGACGCTCGACGCGGTGGGGCTGGTGGAGCTGCGGCCGGTGGTGCGGGTGACGGTGGGGGTGGAGCACGCGCTGGCGGGACGTTTCCTGGGGGACCTGCACGGGCGGGGCCCGGCGCCGGTGGACGTGCGGTACGGGGCGGGGGTGGAGGCCGACGTGGTGGTGCCGGTGGGGGAGGCGGAGGCGTTCGAGGCGTGGGCGGCGGGGGTCACCGCGGGCCGGGCGCGGGTCAGCCGCGGCGCCCGGGGTTTCGTCGAGGTGCCGGTCCCCTGA